The window GACTTAACAGGCTGAGGAGCACCGTCAACAAGGTCTTTAGCTTCTTTCAGGCCGAGGCTGGTGAGTGCACGAACAACTTTAATAACGTTGATTTTGTTAGCGCCTGCAGCCTTGAGAATTACATCGAATTCAGTCTTTTCTTCAGCAACTTCAGCTGCTGCAGCAGGACCGGCAACGGCAACTGCAACAGGGGCAGCAGCAGAAACGCCGAATTTTTCTTCGAGTTCTTTTACCATTTCAGCCAGTTCAAGAACAGTCATGCTCTCTATAAACTTGATTACTTCTTCTTTAGTGATAGCCATCGTTATATTTCCTCCATCGTTTGATTGTTCGAAAATTAGTAATTAGCCTTCTTTTTGAATGCGGATCGCATTGAGTGCGCGGACAAAACTTCCCGGAACAGCGGCAAGCACGCCGACGAAGTTTGTTGCCGGAGCATTCATTGACCCCAGCATCTTCGCCAAGAGAACCTCTCTGCTCGGCAGGTCAGCCAGTGCCTGAATATCAGCAACTGATATCGTC is drawn from Geoanaerobacter pelophilus and contains these coding sequences:
- the rplL gene encoding 50S ribosomal protein L7/L12, which translates into the protein MAITKEEVIKFIESMTVLELAEMVKELEEKFGVSAAAPVAVAVAGPAAAAEVAEEKTEFDVILKAAGANKINVIKVVRALTSLGLKEAKDLVDGAPQPVKSGVSKDEAEEAKKQLVEAGAEVEVK